In the genome of Cercospora beticola chromosome 2, complete sequence, one region contains:
- a CDS encoding uncharacterized protein (BUSCO:EOG0926477X): MASNRRGVGLSAFSNAAISSDKYAAHGASLKSSHADALANQLAVFQAALHNFSLTHAKDIRSNPTFRAEFARMCHAIGVDPLAGSNIKAAKDAGGKGGSVWAKMLGTSVNDFYFELGVRLVEVCRETRAENGGMIAFAEARKRIAAGRGLVGGGMDVTDDDIQRALESLEPLGGQFKVLTLGNTKYIRSVPKELNRDQAKVLEVIQIMGFITVSMLQANLEWERARAVAVIDDLVADGIVWVDDQADEVEYWSPASMHEGG; encoded by the coding sequence ATGGCATCCAACAGGCGCGGCGTCGGGCTCAgcgccttctccaacgcTGCCATCTCATCAGACAAATATGCTGCTCATGGTGCATCGCTCAAGTCTTCCCACGCCGATGCTCTCGCCAACCAGTTGGCAGTCTTTCAGGCGGCTCTCCACAACTTCTCTCTCACGCATGCCAAAGACATCCGCAGCAATCCAACCTTTCGTGCGGAATTCGCACGCATGTGTCATGCCATTGGTGTGGATCCTCTAGCTGGCAGCAATATCAAAGCCGCCAAGGATGCAGGCGGAAAAGGTGGGAGTGTATGGGCGAAGATGTTGGGCACGAGCGTCAACGATTTCTACTTTGAACTGGGCGTTCGTCTTGTCGAAGTCTGCCGAGAGACCCGAGCAGAGAATGGCGGCATGATTGCCTTTGCTGAGGCAAGGAAGAGGATCGCTGCTGGCCGAGGCTTGGTTGGTGGCGGCATGGACGTCACTGACGATGATATTCAGAGAGCCTTGGAAAGTCTGGAGCCGCTGGGCGGCCAATTCAAAGTCTTGACGCTTGGAAATACCAAGTACATTCGAAGTGTACCAAAGGAGTTGAATCGCGACCAGGCAAAAGTCCTGGAAGTCATCCAAATCATGGGCTTCATCACTGTATCCATGCTGCAAGCTAATCTGGAGTGGGAGCGAGCTAGAGCTGTTGCAGTCATCGACGATCTTGTTGCAGATGGTATCGTGTGGGTCGATGACCAAGCCGACGAAGTCGAGTACTGGAGTCCGGCATCCATGCACGAAGGAGGTTGA
- a CDS encoding uncharacterized protein (MEROPS:MER0213229), with translation MSDKKKTRSYPEPFVVDSLADHKHSFILLHGRGSNGEHFGTELLNSRMTLDSESIIEDGQAANTLRQYFPNAKFIFPTAKKRRAKWYNRATINQWFDSVPIDEQDHLIAGMTKEQEEWQLEGLRESRAFIKNILDAEIELVGTSNVVIGGLSQGCAMSLHVLLSLDSDDIDTSSQLAGFVGMSGWLPYADTIADVLNRGQTSVDESAADLDEDGDDDPFATSDDDAGSEDDIWGREHERKEPQTSVVKVCGLIRDNMDLPQPAQGSKLPWTRTPIFLGHGKSDEKVKMAKGAKAAECLQSLGLQVTWREYDEGHWYKVPDEIDDIARFLRACLATR, from the coding sequence ATGAGCGACAAGAAAAAGACACGATCATATCCAGAACCGTTTGTCGTGGATTCCCTGGCAGATCACAAGCACAGTTTCATTCTCCTCCACGGCCGTGGTAGCAATGGCGAACACTTTGGAACAGAACTACTCAACAGCCGTATGACATTGGACTCGGAATCCATCATCGAAGATGGTCAAGCAGCAAACACTCTCAGGCAGTATTTTCCGAATGCGAAATTCATCTTCCCGACTGCAAAGAAACGCCGTGCGAAATGGTACAACCGCGCCACCATAAATCAATGGTTCGACAGCGTACCTATTGACGAACAAGATCACTTGATTGCCGGAATGACCAAGGAGCAGGAAGAATGGCAACTCGAAGGGCTGAGAGAATCAAGGGCCTTCATCAAAAACATTTTGGATGCCGAAATCGAGTTGGTGGGAACCTCAAATGTAGTGATTGGCGGCTTGAGCCAAGGATGCGCCATGAGCTTACACGTGCTCTTGAGTCTCGATAGTGATGATATCGATACTTCGTCCCAGCTCGCGGGCTTTGTAGGCATGAGTGGCTGGCTGCCGTATGCAGATACTATTGCCGATGTTCTCAATCGAGGCCAGACGAGTGTAGACGAATCAGCTGCAGACCtggacgaagatggcgacgacgatccTTTCGCTACTTCTGATGACGATGCAGGATCTGAAGATGACATCTGGGGCCGCGAACATGAACGCAAGGAGCCGCAAACTTCGGTAGTTAAGGTCTGTGGTCTGATCCGCGACAATATGGATCTGCCGCAGCCTGCCCAAGGATCAAAGCTGCCTTGGACGCGGACGCCAATCTTCCTCGGGCATGGGAAATCTGATGAAAAGGTGAAGATGGCTAAAGGCGCCAAAGCTGCTGAGTGTCTCCAGTCGCTTGGGCTACAAGTAACGTGGAGAGAATACGATGAGGGCCACTGGTACAAAGTTCCCGATGAGATCGATGATATCGCACGGTTCCTGCGAGCATGCCTTGCGACACGGTAA
- the TCA9 gene encoding Succinate--CoA ligase [ADP-forming] subunit beta, mitochondrial (BUSCO:EOG09262GXD) encodes MFKLARSTRQLASAVPKPLRQQVRNLSIHEYRSAQLLDSYGIGVPKGSVAHNAKEAEEVAKTIGGEDMVIKAQVLAGGRGKGHFTNGFKGGVRIVYSPREAAILADQMIGQKLITKQTGEKGRICNSVYIVERKFARREFYLAILMDRATQGPVIVASSQGGMDIETVAKESPDAIITTPIDIHKGVTDEIARDIATKLGFSEQCIEDAKDTIQKLYKVFQERDATQIEINPLSETSDHKVLCMDAKLNFDDNAEFRQKEVFDWRDPSQEDADEVKAGEAGLNFIKLDGDIGCLVNGAGLAMATMDIIKLNGGSPANFLDVGGGATPEAIRKAFDLITSDPKVTAIFVNIFGGIVRCDAIAKGLISVVESMNLRTPVIARLQGTNNEQAAKLISESGLKIFSIDDLQTAAEKSVQFSKVVKIARDIDVGVEFTLGI; translated from the exons ATGTTCAAACTCGCCCGGAGCACAAGGCAATTGGCCTCGGCCGTGCCG AAGCCGCTGCGCCAGCAAGTGCGCAACCTCTCCATCCACGAATACCGCTCCGCCCAGCTGCTCGACTCGTATGGAATCGGTGTTCCCAAGGGCAGCGTGGCCCACAATGCGAAGGAGGCCGAGGAGGTTGCAAAGACGATTGGCGGCGAGGACATGGTCATCAAGGCCCAAGTGCTCGCTGGAGGCCGTGGAAAGGGTCACTTCACAAACGGCTTCAAGGGCGGTGTGCGCATCGTCTACAGCCCGCGTGAAGCCGCTATCCTCGCAGACCAGATGATCGGCCAGAAGCTTATCACCAAGCAGACGGGCGAGAAGGGCAGAATCTGCAACAGCGTCTACATTGTCGAGCGCAAGTTCGCCCGCCGAGAGTTCTACCTGGCCATTCTCATGGATCGTGCCACTCAAGGCCCAGTCATCGTCGCATCAAGCCAAGGTGGTATGGATATCGAGACCGTTGCAAAGGAGAGCCCAGatgccatcatcaccacaccCATCGACATTCACAAGGGTGTCACAGATGAGATCGCGAGGGATATTGCGACCAAGCTCGGCTTCAGCGAACAGTGCATTGAGGATGCCAAGGACACCATCCAGAAGCTTTACAAGGTCTTCCAGGAGCGGGATGCGACACAAATCGAGATCAACCCTCTCTCAGAAACCTCAGACCACAAGGTCCTCTGCATGGATGCCAAGCTCAACTTTGACGACAACGCCGAGTTCCGACAGAAGGAGGTCTTCGACTGGCGCGATCCGTCGCAAGAGGATGCTGATGAGGTCAAGGCCGGCGAGGCAGGCCTCAACTTCATTAAGCTCGATGGTGACATTGGCTGCCTCGTGAATGGTGCCGGTCTGGCCATGGCCACCATGGATATCATCAAGCTCAACGGTGGCTCACCCGCCAACTTCCTGGAcgttggtggtggtgccaCTCCTGAGGCCATTCGCAAGGCTTTTGACCTGATCACCTCCGATCCTAAGGTCACTGCCATTTTCGTCAACATCTTCGGCGGTATCGTGCGCTGCGACGCCATTGCTAAGGGCTTGATCTCCGTCGTCGAATCCATGAACCTCCGCACACCTGTCATCGCTAGATTGCAGGGTACCAACAACGAGCAAGCTGCCAAGCTCATCAGCGAGAGCGGCTTGAAGATTTTCAGCATCGATGACCTTCAAACTGCTGCGGAAAAGAGTGTGCAATTTAGCAAAGTTGTGAAGATTG CGCGTGACATTGACGTGGGTGTCGAGTTCACCTTGGGTATCTAG
- a CDS encoding uncharacterized protein (CAZy:CE5): MSLWLLAAAAYGTPIERRQGSTTSNELKSGKCGDVVFIFARGSTETGNMGLTVGPPTCRGIKQAFPGAVCQGVGGGYTASIGGNLQADGTTAAAKREAATMFALAASQCPDAAVVAGGYSQGAALIAAAVTALPAQQKEQVKGVVLYGYTKNRQNNGQIPNYPAARTKVFCNASDGVCGGGLAVTPGHLTYTSDVNAAVDFLQAAVRT, from the exons ATGAGTCTTTGGCTGCTCGCGGCTGCCGCCTACGGTACGCCTATTGAGCGCCGTCAAGGTTCGACCACCTCCAACGAACTGAAGAGCGGGAAATGCGGCGATgttgtcttcatcttcgcacgAGGCTCGACTGAGACAGGCAATATG GGCTTGACTGTCGGTCCCCCAACCTGCCGCGGTATCAAGCAAGCCTTTCCCGGTGCCGTCTGTCAAGGCGTGGGAGGAGGCTATACTGCCTCCATCGGCGGCAATCTCCAGGCGGACGGCACCACAGCGGCTGCCAAACGTGAAGCGGCCACAATGTTCGCCCTTGCTGCAAGTCAATGCCCAGATGCCGCAGTTGTCGCGGGCGGGTACTC TCAAGGCGCCGCTCTCATCGCCGCCGCAGTCACTGCTCTTCCTGCTCAGCAAAAGGAACAAGTCAAGGGTGTCGTTCTGTACGGCTACACCAAGAATCGTCAGAACAACGGACAAATTCCGAACTATCCTGCTGCGAGGACGAAGGTTTTCTGCAATGCCAGCGATGGAGTCTGCGGTGGTGGTTTGGCCGTTACCCCAGGTCATTTGACTTATACGAGCGACGTCAATGCGGCGGTGGACTTCTTGCAGGCTGCTGTGAGGACTTAA